TAGAAGAGGAATTTAAAGTTAGGTCTATCACAGAATGCATAATACTTACTATCTCTATCTTTTAAATGTACTTAAAATACAGCACCGACTAAAACTTTTTGTTAGTTCTATTTTATTTCTTCAAATTATTCAATTCGTAACCGAATGTAAATCGAAACAAAAAGTGCtaaatgttataaaaataaaactcctTGGGTACAAATTCAAATTGGGGTAGCAATTGTTTTGAAATCCTTCTCAATTTCGCTATTAGGTACGTGCTATTACTGCTATGTTTATTCATGTTTTCTTTCTGAACGCTTTAACGGCTTACTCAACTGATTTCACTGGCACTGATTTTTCGGGGCAGAACCAGGAAGCGTGGCGCCCCGCGCGCCTTCTccactatcactacccataatattataaatgcgaaggtgtatttgtttgttagtttatctttcaatcacgtcgaaacgaAGCAACGGGAGGACGTGAAGGATAtaggtagttaaagacctggatataCGCAAATTTTTTCCTAGaaaagtttccacggggtttttaaaacctaaatccacgcgggcgaagtgcCGAGGATAATCTAGTTAGTAATGTTCAAAAATATGTATGTTGCTTATTGAGCTTTCCTAGAACCTAGTTATTATGAATGTCTGCATTATAAATTGCACAGCTTGCATTGATTAAATCAAAGTTACATAATTCTACAAAGCTATCTCCTCGGGagtaataatatttagattCGGATATTAGCAAGCGGTAGGTAATTATATTCCCAGGAAACTCCGTATCGTGTTAGGTACTGTAAGATTAAATCCACAGTTCAGCTATCATCACTTAGGTATCTATCATAATTAAGACAAGTGACTTTCGGTAATCACAAACTTTCGGTAACGACAGTAAGTAGATGAAGCTGTACTTTCTTACTTAAAATTTAGCCAAAATCGATTTAATGggcgggccgtgaaaagctaggagacagataaaagacacacttttgcgtttataacattagtacctataatatagatttaaataagcCCATCCCTCTAATTTACTCCATCACTGCTCGAacttattttctaaattattcaACAATCTAATAAAGGTAAAACAGAAATGTCCTGAATGTTTTAGTTTGCTCATTATAAAGTCAAGACAGTGGCAATTATCCCATGTTTAATGAAcgtgaatttaataaatttaaataattcccGCATTGTCCCCTATCAAGGAGAGGTGGACTATTTCACAGATAGCATGAATAGcagaaaaatcaaataaaaaaccttttaatTGTAACACTTGCTAAGTAGGATCTTACTTCTAAGGCTACTTTTAGCATATAGAAAAATCATgaagtaaatttttacaaagtttaaaaattataacatttaaTACCGCTTTATTGTTTCAATTTCGCACGAGCACTGTGTCCGACCCGAGCTAAAGAGCGCGCGAGCGAGAACAACTTCTATGAAAACCAATCTGTAAATTAATGTAGCAATAgattgtaagtgcgaaaattgaaaaatcattttCCGTGAAGAATcacctgtgaaatcactgtgaagaaaaataattataatatcaccaAATGAACATGATTTAATATTCGTGATCATACCCATCACTAGTATCAAAAGGGATACTGCAAACTACTTTGACCCGGCGCGGCGGCAGCTCACCGGTATTTTGATTAACAAAACTTTGCGTCTCACGCTCGTCATCTCTTCACAATGTCCTCCTTTTGCAACTTTCCtaagtaataaaacaaaataagtacaGTTTCAATTTGGTGTCCTCAGTCAGCTTGAAACCAACCTTAAAAACCATAGAgttatttaaaaacctataacGCCCTGTATCTTGACAAATAGAGTCAACATCGACAACTATgcaaaaaaactatatttttttcaataagatATTTGTAGGTATACGTCTAGAAATGATTTCAAAAGAAGTTTCAAAACAAACCgcaatttaaagaaaaaacacTGCCAAAAAACGATTTAAAAAGTATAGTTTTTCACATGTAAAGTGGCGCCATAGAGCCATTCCAAAAAATTGTAGTCTTTGGGAATCGGTTCTTTTCCTATCCAATTAGTTGGTTGTAAAAAATGGCCGCTAACGATTTTTTAGGGTATTCTTGCAAGTGTAAGTTCCATTACTCGCCTGTCTAGTTACTCGTATTAACTTGAATCTTTTATAAAGACGCGGCGCGTCTCGCAAGCGTGGCGTCTAATGATGATTTACCGGGGCGCGTTCCCGGGGGCTGCGTAATTTTCCCTTAGTCCAGGCCACACACTATTGTCCAAGCTGAAGTAAACACAAACTAAGAACTTCGCCGTTTAATCATTCATTCCACAGAGGCAAGCAAGGTTTCATTTAGATTTATTTCGCCGTCTGTCGGTCAACTTATACAGTTAGATAATATATATTACTACTCAGAGGGTGTCGGCGACTTccatccgcgttgatttaggtttttaaaaaccctgtgggaattctttgattttccggtataaattgtataaaatgtgttcattcaAGGTATAAGCTacctccatttcaaatttcagccaacaCTACTTtgattattatacctacttaactttttcgtgcactatttatttattaactaggcATGATTCATTTCGACATAAATGTTGATGTAGGTAACTATAGGGGGCACACAATTTAGTTGATATCAGGAGGGTCCAACTATATTCTGAATCATTAAtctgagtaggtatataaaaagaaaagtcctaacTCTGTCGACTGTCACTGATgatcactgactgactcatcaaagCCCAGCCCAAACTCTTgtacctagaaagctgaaattataGGTACACATAGAATCACTATacggctgtccagcgcggaaatgcagccagtattcttggcaccgcaccgttccacgtgggcatgatttgtatagtaattagataaggctagctttaagttttattgtaatattttcggTATACGTCAATTATAATTTTACTGGAAGCCGAAAATATTCAAACAACCCATTGTTGTATAAATTGCTGTCGTATGAAAATGTGTCAAAAACATTGATTTTGTCGTTCAcgctttatatatttttaatatataaagcTATTTAGCTTTTAAGCTCGAAAACATATTTGATCCTGCCTGTAAATTATGGActcgtattattattatttatttgtactttCAGACAACAATAGGTCCATATATAACTGTTATAATAGTATATAGTATACCTCGCAACGTAGGAAATTGCGAACCTAGTTTTTGTTAAATCGAACCTGTTTGCTCTATTAGTTTCTCATGTTTActatttttaggtaggtacctactcgacaTGGCGATAGCTTTCGCAATCGGATGATAAAATATCAAGCTTCTGTTTTCCGTCTGCTCTTTAAGAATCGAAGGGCCAAATCGATTCAATTCCTTTGACAAATACTCGAATGAACAGCTCTCCTCACATGCCTACATACTGAAGCAAAAAGGCCGTGACTACGCGCAATTAACCCACCCTGGAATATTAAATGTTTGCAAATAGAAGTATTTGCCTTGTTTTATCGGTGTTCTGCGTTAACCTTAGAGACATTTGCTGTAGTTTAACTATTTACACAAGTAAGTTGGGTTTAGTGTTGGTTGTTTGCCTTTATTTAGcgagtttatttaaattaaactagtaggtattattCTATCCCACCGTGCGTCTCTCAATATCACTACTTACTGGACTGGACTGTTACCGACAACATTTATTTTCTTAGAATTTCATTTTGGACATATTTTACTCATGACGACATTTATTTTCCCCCTATGCCATTTTTATTAAGAATACTTGTTACTTGCGTTAAACAAGgggaattatttttatatgagTCATTGGCATTACTTATCGCATTAACTTCATTATGCATCACCCTTTGTGCCTTTCTACGAAGGGGTTAACCCCATTTACATATCTTGAATGTACCTAGTCTACTGACCTGTCTTAATACAATACGAAGCTGTCCAAATACAGTCAATCTATCAATCTTAACATTGATAACCCAGTGGTTGCTTTAACCAGGGTGAactactttaacggtgaaggataacattgtgaggaaatctgcatgcctgagaatgtTCTCAGATGAActactttaacggtgacggataacattgtgaggaaacctgtatgccatCACTCGGTGGGCAATgaggagagctatgcttggagcattctctacgtgatcataCGTGACCTCATTTTGATCCGTAGTCTTCCACAGTAGTCTTGTCCAGagttaccgacatagctcagcggttTGGGAAGCTGAAGTTGCAATGGACAGGCCCCGTAGTTctaaaaaccaatagacgttggaaGAGCCCTGgggtgctagaatagcgactTTGCCGCTGGGTTCAaacgacgcaagaccgtggcttgtgaagtccctacaagagacctatatccagcagtggacttctaCCGGTTGACGATAATGATAGTaacacacagcttaaactgctggatctaaaaacattattttacatGTAAGTTTTCGCTATAGCGTGGACCTCCAATGAGAAACAATTTTTAGGGTAAAGGCGGAGTGTATTAACTAGTTATGAATAATAAGCCACACGCAAACATTTTGATACTATTCCAGTAGTAAAGTTCGCAAACTACTGCGCATGCGTACGCGTCGGCACCAGTTTTAAATTTAGACGCGTCGCCGGAATTTTGCCGTCCTATTTTATTTCCGATTCGCCGCAAACGGCACAATTTAACCTCCAATGTTATTGTTTATTCTGAAATAATACAACTTAGTTCAACATTAAAACTTGTGATGGTTTTCCGTGCTGTGCAGTGAAATGAGGATAATTTGTGGGGGCGTATGTGGACCACTCgttaaattaaatctaacaaAGTGACAATATGTTCGGTGCACCgataattacaatattattgtgGAAACACGGTAAATTACTTTCATATATTTACCAATTATCAACTCAATTTAATTAACGCAGCTTTCATGAAGCCTGCATTTTCGTTAtgtgaaaatttaattaataaattaaaattgaaattgtttatttgcaagaaacattgtacctacttaagatgttttaacataatattattaactatcCAATATTATGTTTCGTCAATTGACTAGATTAGTTAGTGACtgaaaattagtacctacttagtagtctCGTAAAGTTGCCATCTTAGTTCCTTTACCTTTCTGATTGATTGCTGTCCATAACGATTgacgttaggtaggtacgtatttaggaaaaagtattttttacagttttaaCAGGAAATAAAAACTTTGATTAGCTACATTAAGGGCCTGTACAATAAGCAATAGCAATAATGTTTTAGTAGGCGTGAATTTTCCTCCTTTGTGGAAAACAAGTCGGTAGAGTTTTTCAACTTTAAATATCGGCGTAGTCCGCGCACGTTTTAGTGCCCATAAAAAGCGGCCAACTGGGGAAAAATATGAATGAAAATTAGAACATTTCTAAACAAAAACTCTTATGGTTCGGTCAGAATCGTAAACAAGGATAAAGGTTAAACATTGTTCTTATAGGATGTAATTGCGAGGTTACTTTTGTAAATAGTtgtttttagattatttaaggGATAGGTATCTGTGCTGCCGAGTATAAAATTCTTTGGATATTTTTCGAATGGCCATTTTCGTGATATTTAAAtagggtaggtatatttaaataatacttattcatcgaattgagaaccaaagaaaaattgaaaatcaaaTAATCGATAACTTCCATACAATCTAAAAAAATCTAGggttaagttatttttattcgactttgaataagtaaatattataacttgacCCATTATTAAAGTCAATAGGGTAGGTATGAAAATTTTTCTCCGATGTACGCGTATAATTTTTAATTGGATGAATCAATCGTACCTACTatgtttttatacttatttgcTATTACTTATCTAGATTATGCCTTACTTCACAACCAAGTAGATTTACTTAactagatagatacctacttaacattatttttaaatcctcatcataaacccatcgccggcccactactaagcacaggtctcctcgcATGATGAGAAGAATTAACCATAGTCTACTATAGTCAAGTGcgcttggcagacttcacacatctttgaaaacattatagaaaactttcaggtatgcaggttttgtCAAAATGTTTTgattcaccgttagagcaagggatatttaattgctaagaGTGCTAAgacacataactcggaaaagctAGATGTGCGTGCCCAGTGTCGAATTCTGGACCCGCCGAATAGAAAGTCGACCTCTTGAACTAGACTATcattgcttataacttttttagggttctgtacccgaagagtgacaacggaaccctattgcCACATTAATAGGCCTCCgctgtccgcccgtccgtccgtccgtagatagttgaaattttcatagaatgtgtatttctattgttgctataacaacaaataataaaaatttcaaaatggccacgaatattaatgaaaaatttaatgttatttcttgttcgatagtacggaacccttcgtgtgcgagtccgactctcacCTGACacatttttatcttatttttctttgtatATTTCAGTTTTAGTAGAAAGTATTCACATAAAAGAGCTCCAGGTGCCAGGCATCGCGGCGGAAGGCAGGCAGGCGCTACTGGGATGCCAGTTTGATCTCGAAGGTGATGACCTATATTCCGTCAAGTGGTACAAAGACGGCAGAGAGTTCTATCGATATGTGCCTTCCAATGACAAAGCCATCAGTTACTTTACTATGCCTGGAGTGTTTGTTGATGTAAGTTCAGTGAAACAACTTTTAAGTCtgggacaatttttttaaattaataataacggACCACCATTTTTTGGATTATTGCATGTTTGTAGGTGTTGTTTTACCAAAAATTTCGAAGCAAATATACAAAATAAGACTTCATACTACTTTGACGtaggatttttttacacctatagtacctgttatctcccagaGCCACCAGGATccaaacttcaatcttagtcgctgatcgttcctctctgtgtaaaatacgaaggtctggcatgcgctggctctcagTCTTTCCTTGCATCTGAGCGActtagatttattaaaaacttctAACGTAAGCAAGATAAACTTTGAAATGTAAAAGTTGAGTAGGAAAATACTTACTCTTAACATCCCGGTGGGATATCCCTGAAAAACTcatgaattaaaaattatttgagAAGCAAGcctaaggtaggtatataggtaggtgcctaagTAGTAGATAAgtagtaaatacctaatatttattaGGATATACTATAGTATTACCCTGTGAAGGTACTCATCAAGTTTACTTAACTCCCATTTATCTCAAACTGTCACAAAGTAGTGAAGTTTAGCAATATTCGATAGCACTGTTTGTTAGCAACTACGTGCAGTGCCGCGTTAACTGAAGTGCATCGGTTTAGAAAATACTTCTACTAATAATATGTTGCTTTTAAGAAGTTTTTGTTTAACAGTCACCGCTTAAAGTTAACTGTACTTTTAAGAGCACGGTAAATAACATCTTGTAAACTCTTTGGAGAAACGGCGTGAACTTTAAGCGATTTCTCATAGAAATATAagctacctaggtaggtacctacttgatgagCAGTAAATAGACTTGGGACACTCATCTCATAACTCATTAACGTAACTTCGTATCTGGTATCTACTTGTACTGTAAAACGATTATTGTTACCGTTTGACACGGATTGTACTAATAGAGTTTCAAAGAattaaaaaccgaccaagtgcgattcgggctcgcgcaacgagggttccgtattacagtcgtattatttcgacattttgcacgataattaaaaaaccatgatacataaaaataaataaaaatctgttttagaatgcacaggaagatctttcataatatgatacccatgatatagttatcttactttgaaaattgaaagtactaattattagttcatgaccacaatttaatattttttgtgtgatataaccacaaattcacgtttttcagatttttccccaaatgtctgctacaagacctacctaggtacttgccaaatttcatgattctaggtcaacgggaagtaccctgtaggtttcttgacagacagacagacaacaaagtgatcctataagggttccgtttttccttttgaggtacggaaacctaaaaattaaataatatttatttttgtaggcCTAAAGTCTGTAAAAGATTTGACAATCTGAAAAGTTACACTCAGAGCTCAGTACGCGTTTTATAATAACTTAGCTGTTGTAAATTTTAGGTGACACATTCATCAAGCACGATGGTCGCCCTGGAGCACCTAACAAAAGACTCGGCCGGGCTCTATCGCTGCGAAGTGTCTGGAGAAGCGCCCTACTTCGTTACAGTTCACAAAGAAAAAGCCGTCAGTATATACCGTACGTTTCCATACATAGTTATGTTATTGCTAACAAATGCCTGCCTTGTTGGCGTTGCTCCTTGTACTTTACCTACTAACTAATGCGtgactttttccgcgtggattaaggtttttaaaaatctcgaggaaaccttttgattttctgggacaaaaagtatcctatgccatcctccaggtttttaaccatacctacctattacgttAATCCGTTGCCGTGTTacagcgtgattgaaagacaaaacaacaaataaatacacttattttataactagcttatgcttacgacttcgtccacgtggactacataaatatcgaacctccattttacccccttaggggttgaattttcaaaaatccttccgtattggatgtctacgtcataacagctatctgcatgccaaacagcccgatccgtccagtgcaCCGAGGAGTAAACCAATAGGTACTCTGTTCTGtggtccagtggtttgagctgtgcgttaatagatcagtcagtcggtcagtcagcttttccttttatatatataaagatgTGGGTTGTGAATAGTGATACTAAATACTTTATAGTTTCGTTCCTATAGTTAATTAGCCAAATTATGAGCTTTTGACCCGGTAAAGGCTCTGAGTAAAGACCTAACCACAGAACAAAGTTCGTGGGCGGCCTAACGGTAATTATCGTGACATTAAAAAcccaaattaaaaagtaaaaagctaGATAAAGtaacaggatttttaaatattttagaagagaaaataatttacttacctaaCGGGTAAATAACCTccatactactactactatttaTACTatttactattaatattataaatgcgaaagtgtgtctgtctgtcttctgtctgctagcttttcacggcccaacagtttaaaaccgattttgatgggtacctacagagttagcttatatcccgggaatGGAcataagtaactttttatcccggaaaatcaaagagttcccacgggattttcaaaaaaacctgattctacgcggacgaagtcgcgggtatcatctagtgtacaaataaataaaatattcaatcatgttttttattattgcaATTTGCAGTGCTTCCAAACAATAAGCCCTTAGTAAAAGGACTAGAGAACGAGTATGAAATAGGTGATTTGCTAGACGCTAACTGTACGTCATTTAGATCTCGCCCAAAGACtcaaataatgtggctaataaATGATCAACTAGCACCGAAAAAATATATCCGAGGACCCTGGGAAAGGATATCAAGAGAACGAGCCGATGCTCGCGAAACGACGTTGGAGTTAAGATTCTTTTTAATGCCGCATCATTTCCATGATAGCGTGCTGACTGTTAAGGTAAATTACATCTTTTTTTGTCTTACCTATAAAAATGCAATTGTATTTTCCAGAAATAATTGTTTCAGCGCTTCAAGCaatattggtacctacttaactcatataatattttctcCAAAAAGTTTAAAACAACTATTGCAAATCTTCGTGGTGGATTTCAAAACGattttcattcatcatcatttagaaaaaaattcgAGGATTGTTTATACATTCACAGTCGTTCAGCTAattcaaatactattttaaagaaataaagaacTAAGGTCTCTACTTATAGATTAAATAATGATAAGTTGAGATaaaatctctctctctctctctctctctccctgcGTCTTATTCCATTTCTGAGGGTCGTCACATAGTGATAAAGGTTTTCTTCGGTAATGCAATGGAATCCCATGGTCTTTCTGCATACGACTTGACTAAGATTAGGTAAGAGAATTCGGTGCTCatgtttttttgatttttttttcctaTTTATGTACAACGATGTACTAAACGGACAGACAATAGTGAGTTCATGACTATGAATAGCGACTGTGCATCACGCAATTACGCTAGCTCagctttttttttcttgttttaacaATACcttatgtcaaaaatatttatattaattttaataatcgcGATTAACTTAATCATGATTAAGTTTGATCACGATtaattttatatctaaattaatttcatatttaatctaaataaaattaataaaattacctaaTTGATTCATGCCAACACTGCTGCACATCCCGCGACTAGGCCATACGTCCTTCACGTAAGATAATATAACAAGTCAAAACTTTCAGTGTCAAGCTGCTCTACCGCCACTATACCAAGACGAAGTAATTCATCACATCC
The nucleotide sequence above comes from Maniola hyperantus chromosome 8, iAphHyp1.2, whole genome shotgun sequence. Encoded proteins:
- the LOC117984245 gene encoding uncharacterized protein, coding for MFGAPIITILLWKHVLVESIHIKELQVPGIAAEGRQALLGCQFDLEGDDLYSVKWYKDGREFYRYVPSNDKAISYFTMPGVFVDVTHSSSTMVALEHLTKDSAGLYRCEVSGEAPYFVTVHKEKAVSIYLLPNNKPLVKGLENEYEIGDLLDANCTSFRSRPKTQIMWLINDQLAPKKYIRGPWERISRERADARETTLELRFFLMPHHFHDSVLTVKCQAALPPLYQDEVIHHILRVDSPRPSPDLIDAGDNFDAAPPIYEMPAFSETTGFLPAADLQNEELVKDNSTRTKFSVWAIIPAIFTLLIIL